In Citrus sinensis cultivar Valencia sweet orange chromosome 3, DVS_A1.0, whole genome shotgun sequence, the sequence CTCAGCCACAGCCATTCTGCTCAAAGGACTAGGGCCAAGCTTCTTCCTTCTCATTACACTTCTCCTTCTTATAACTTCCATTTGATTCCTCCTCCTCATTTGCATCATTGCTTCTTCTTCCACAACAAATCTTCTCAtcaacacatcatcagtcaacgaTTTTCCTCTAAACACCCTTCTCCCTCTCCCTTCAGTGCTAACCCTAGCAGGAATATTGTTGATAGTATTAGGGTTTATCATCCTTTGATGATGAGTAGTTGCCGGAAACGGCTTCGATCTCGGGTAACTATTGCTTCTTCTTGGTGGAACATATTGGTGATGATCACCTCTAAATACTTCATTGTATGAAGAAATTGGTGCACATAAACAAACCCTAGTGAATGAGCTTGCCATGCTCAAGGAGCTACATTTCCTTAGCTTCCCATTATTTGTTGAAGGCTTGGGAATGTTATTTTTCCATAGCTTCGAATTttttgttgctgctgctgctgttgttgcATTACTATTCGAAAGTGTTTTCCACTGAGTTGTTGCCATCTCCATTGCTCTTTGATACCAACGTTTCCTGTAATCTCCCAAAAATTGCATCTCATGTATCATTTCTTGATTTGAAACATTTGGAAATTGCTTCCTTAcattgataaaagaaattagggCAAAAATCATCCCAGAGAAAGAATGTCGCTGGTAATTGTTTAgagtcattttattttattttgcaaattaaacaaaagaagcaCTTTTGAGTTTCTTATATTAATTCAAATACTAAATTTGTCTATAATTGTTAACAGTGCTACAGCTAGCTTCCAAGTTTAGACAGGTTAAAAATTGATCACACCGTATATTTTTGACAACTTTAAGAAcaatttgagtttaatttgcgaaaatatatgtaattaattatatttatgaacCCAAGTGGTACGGAATATgacttaatttttgtgaattttacaACATTTTTTGGACTAGGTCAAAAACTAGTAGTCCGTAATCTGATGTCAAATATTGACTACTCAGTCAATTTCTAAATATATCAGAATTTTGAATGATTAATATTCTTATGCTATTTCTCTACATCATTCAATACTAATAATCCGAAATTGTTGTGTAGTATTCAATAAATGACCTACAATCCGAAATTTTTGTGTAGTAGTATTCAATAAATGACCTATTATTAGCAAAAATTTCAGTTCTAGTCcgtttttctaaaaaattcacGGGCCATATAATTAGAATTATTCTAGACATATTGACTGactaattttgaatatttgattGAATATCAACAGATTGACTATTGACCTAAGcaattcaattatatatatatatatatatagtgaatCATATAGTGTATCACGAACATTCAAAagctttaaatataattttatgaaactcattaaataaataattcagtTTAATCTAATACGTATGGATTCTTAGCtacattttctttgaaaatgtacaaattctattaaACTAGAAACCGAGTGAgagctaaaaatttaatttatatgttaaaataatctaaaaacaCATTTGCCTGCCACTTACGAAGCATCATCATTTGATAAGCTAATGGGCCACTTAGATAATGTCTATTCGCCCATTTTATGTAATCCTCTAGGCCCACTACCTAGTGGCCGATTTTGTAGGAGGCCCCACACAAAAACTTGGCAACAATGCTAATGCTCAGagatataataaaaacttttaaatttttgggttGTACTAATCATCTTAATCATTcagaattaataaaacatatcAATGTCATcctttacaatttttttgtttttttaattctagCAAGTATGATTCTCCAACATGATcaattggaatttttttccccaaatttTCGCAACGACGTTTTCCAATTGACAATACAAATACATTCAAtgacaaaattaagaattaattccATTTAATATTGTTTATCTGTGTATTCAAatccttaaaaaattctttaagaaaacCAGGAAATGGCACATAATAATCCAATTTAGTACTTGAGTCATTTTACATAATCAAATTTCTAACTACACCCTTTAATGATTGTTATGAAAGATGTGTAAGAATTGGACTGAGAAAATGTTGCTAACATTCATGAACAGTACTCGTATTGTAGCaaagcaaattaaagaaataatgatggcacatgtaaattaaaacaagaaaaagaaatccgaaaaactgaacaaaataaactaaatgCTATGGAGAAAAAATGACATTGTTGTTTCAATTGTATAAACTAGACGAAAGCACGAAGCAAACTTAGGTCTTAacattaaagtttaaaaaaaaaaaaaaaattgggcaTACCTTGAGTGTGAGTTCTTTGGATCTtgcatgaataaattaataaactaacTGAATTATGGTAAGAGCAATGAATTTTCATCTGGGTTATAGACAAAGGAGGAGAAGGAGGAGGAGACGAAGGAAGAGAGCTAGCTAGGATTTAGGCTTCAAATTTGTGAATGAGCAAGctccttttcttttacctCACATTCTTTATTACAAGCCCTCTTCTCTTTTGCTTTGGCAGGCATGATTCCCATTGGTTTTTATTGAGAGAGAAAActgaaaagaatttcaaatttcaaagccAAAGCAAACATTGTTACTTTTCATGCAATTGACAAAAGTACCCATCCATCTCCTCTcaacttttgtaatttttttaataaatgtggAAAGTATTTGGACTCTTGCAATCATGTTTAATTAGCTACCGTAAAACACCATCATGAGCAACCATGCATGCAATTTAGGTCTACTTACGATGCATGTTATGTACTTGTTATACGAATAACATGGTACCTAATTTCTTCTGCTTAAGGTAGTGACATTTAGAAGAACGACAGtttgatctttttttaaaattatttttatcacttacatttttaataacttataatatttcatttcgaccctaatgttaaaattatctGATATTTTACCATACAAATTGATTATTTGAGACTTTTACAAATTATCACTAGTTAATTCATTTGCTAAATGTCACATGTACCATTTAACAAGATGttgttcaattattattttaatacattaaaaactaaaaactttCAGCACTCCACTGATAAAAACAATTTCGAAGAGAGATATAAACACTAAAATGTCTTTCTTTCTTGATATTTTTGAGACGTGCTTGGCCTGCCTTTGTGTTAGAAGAAATCATCATGAGACGATCAAAGTAATTAAGCACAACACTAACTGCAAAAACTTTTGACTTGTGTCATGCTTTTTGGTCTTAATTATGTACATTCTTTCCAACCAAAATCATTACATGCATAGGATGTAGTCCAAATTTGTAGATATTAGAATTGTCAACATAAAACAGCTATCCTTCAGTGCAGTTCTGCTGCCAATTCTGGAATGTAAGATTAAGCTTGCATGATTTTGTTGCCATTTATTGtaaagaaatttgaatgattttgttgtttgggATGACAGTTTACTTGTATCAATCCattcattcaataaattacTGTCATTTgatgtatgtatttatattttcttgattGGTTGTTTCAAAAAAGCATGTCCTACATAGATAACATTTTACTAGAGAGATACTACATCACActcacaaatattaaaaaatttcttatgcATGAAagtactttatatatataaaatgatattaaatatatttagaatCTTATACCTAGCTAATTAGTAGATAGGGCTAggattaactttttttttaattattaaaggaTACTTTAAGgccaataaaataattaaccaaGTGCTGAATTTGGTTCTGATCATTAACCTAATAAAAACATTGATCTTTTAAGCAAATATACATAGATTTATATGCATGTAATTGTGAAAGGTTGGACCTAGAAGGAAAGAAAccatattctttaatttgccTTAAAAGGAGAGTAAAATTATTCTGGGTGTGGGCATGTATTGAGATCCAGTCtggttataaataatttgcCAATGGATGGCATCATGATTCTTCATCTGTGCGCGATGTGTATGTTATGTCCATAAACCCTAAAAGCTGCCgcaaaagaggaaaaaagatGTGATGATTGGTGATGCTTGGATTGAAGATTACCCCCAGTACACAACTTGTattctttataatttactTTTGCCAggtaaaggagaaaaaaaaaagaaaaagaaaaaaaggattaAAGCTGTCAGCTGTGGTACAAAATTTGTCATGAGGTATGAAGATTATTGTGAATTCAGATTAGAGGCTTAAACGTCATCCACAAAACACATTGCTTCCTATTATTATTCGAATTAGGATGATCGTGGGTGTAAAGTATATTTACAGTCAACCAACCAAGTtatttcaaaagatttttagatttaattattaaaatttaaataatgttacactttttttttttatcaatacaTTCACATCTACCTAGTCTCGTTTGGTATTGAGTTGTTACCTAACTTTTGGATCAATTAATGTCATTAACAACTAATGTCAAATATTAATCAAACTCAACTTCCAATACTAAAATTGAATTCTTACATAAACAACTTTTGCATCAGATAGCTTCATTGGCAACTTATGTTGCTGCAAGGCCCCGAGTTTAGATGCAAATTTTGCGAATTAATCACTTTTGAGTGCCAATTGACTGTAAAAGAGTGTGTAAATTCACATTAAGACTTAAAAAACAGCAATTGCTTATCAGTATTGGCATGCATAGACAGACAAGTGGGTTTTTGAGTCAAAAGTGCTTTCAAGCTTATGGAGTCATCTGAAGCTTTTTGTACATCGTAGACCACAGAAATGATTTTGTCCAACTTTGGACTGAAATTAAAAGCTCCCACaaacagaagaaaaagactgttatagaaaaataaagttgtAGTAAGTTGCCAGACTTTGAAACTTTAGTCCTGAATTTAAGGTCAAGTGAAAAAGGATTCATATTGAATCAAAGCAAAAATAATGACTTCActtgaaattcaataaattggtaatttttgGGCTTTTGtgatcaattttctttggCTTTGGCTTCGAGTTTTAACGTCAAAATTGCCTAAAAGTTTTGCTTAAAGGCCAAACTCTTCTGATTTATTTGCttccgaaaaaaaaaaaaaaagagaagaaaagaaggaaataaAACATTTCCATTGCTTGCTTGCACATCATGTGAAAATAGGAATGCAATGGCAGGGGCATTGTGCTATCAACACGTGCAACTTCTGAAAATCATCAATTAGTACAGCCCATTTGGTCCCATTTCAATCAATGCCAACGCTTGCATTGACCAATTTATTACTTCATACAAATCAAATTCCCAGCTTTGTTTCCATTTTCAGCTTTTTTCTACTTCTTTTTTGCCATACACATTGCTTTCTTTCAGATTATgaaacttttttctttgcaaATAGACAGTAGATAATTGTTTAAATGGTCcccttttattgtttttcagGTGATAACTGACAGAAGATAATCATTTAACAAGCTCTTTAGATGTATAAAGTAGGTTAAGCCAATAAGAGGTCTGGAGTTCAGATCCTACTAAATCCAGAATCGATAAGATCTGTGCATAGAAATGATCCAACATATGATCTTAATCTCATATATACTGACCTCTATTTCAATCCCCAATTAGTTCAAAGCTGTGGCCagttttttaatcttaatagTACTGTTCAAGCTATTATCTAATAGTTTAAGCATTTGGGTTGAGCGGAAAATGCACGTGGTATAGAGACGGTTATATGGTGTTCAAACACTACATGGAAAATTTGGAATGAGAATAGAGTACCTTAGACTGCAAGCTCTAACATCAATTCTCTGCAATTAAAGCAACATGATTTTACTTGTGCTTACAGCAATCCTCAATGTCCAATGACATTAAAATGCTAACTCTCAATCTTCCCTCAATGTACTCAATCTACTTGTCAGACTGGCAGAGTCTATCAACTTACTAAAAgctttcatcatcatcatcattttcatcaagtGAATGGTAAAGATAGAGCAATTTCACAACTCACTGGCTATCAGGCTCACCGGAGCCTTTCTTGCTCCAACTGCTGCCAGGACCAGCTTTGCGCTCCCCTCGCTTTCTTTTATTCCTAGGAAAATTGATATCCGATGCTAAACACGATTTCAGTGTCGATTGATCCTGAGCTACCTCTGATTTTGCCACAGGATCAGGTTCCGAAGCGGGGATTGGAGAAGGGTTGGTGCTTTCTCCTTCTTCCCCCTTCTCTGGATCATTATGCTTCTCTATGGATTGATTACTTGTTCCTAAGAAAGTGTGCTGCTCTCCTTCGGCTCCATCATTTTGAATGAGGATGTTATCCAAAATCTACAGATATCAAATAACTATagcatcaaataattattgaattatatatccttgacatattttaagaaattctgTGActgtaaaattaataacatatgCTTAAAAGGCTTTACATCTAGTCAACATAACCAAATTACTTagataaatcaaatttaattatgtttaaaaggCTCACATCTTCACACGAGTCTCCTATTTGTGGCTGATGGAAAGTAACATCAGCAGCAGATAGCAATCCCACTGTGCTTTCTATTATATCGGGAACGTGAATGGTCTCTGCATAACTTGAAATAGCACTTTCGGGCAGAACAAGATCTCCAATATCATATTCTGAAATGTGCTGAGTCGGATTATATATGGCTCCGATAGAAGTTGTGTCCGCATTGCCTGCGGAGAATGTAGGGCTAGGAGCAGAACTGGTTTGTCCATCACAGGGTGCAAGAAGGCTCAAGTTCTCTGAGGAAGAGAACCTTGATGCATTTTTAGCCATGACAATGTCAAGTTGACTTTTCAGCTGGTGAACCCGAGAGTGAAcagtttcaattttcaaaaggACCTGCTCCAAGGAACTATCATCATCTTTGAGCTCAAAAAATAATGCATCTTCATTACTTCCAAATTTGTCATTGCAATCAGCTGGTTGGTCCATGATTACTGCCCCCAACACAAGAACAGAGGACAGATTTAGCAATATAAAACACTGTGAACTTTAAATATGTATAATGCGCAAAAGTACAGAATAAGCATTGCAACGTCGTCAGAGCAACAGACACAGAAGtaatgaaaaaattcaaatgaatcTAGCGGGGGAAGACAGGTAGGATAGACATGATTCAGATTCTTTGTACTCTAGATGCGCCACTTCTGTAAGTACTAGGTGTCAAAGTTAGAGCATTTTCCAAGGATGCATACAAATTAAGAATGATATATACAGCTTAGCTTGTCCGAACTAACTGAGTCAGTGAATTATTATAACTACTAACAGCCCATCATCTTCCAGGGAAATTCAGATACATTCATCAGAAACACATATCAGAATCCCAGCTAGGCCAACATACGGATGTTATGAAGTTGACAAAAAAACGAAGATTGAAACCAAAATTTAATTGGCTGACTATACCCATTGCCAGTAgctcattttaaaatattactttaTATGGATGACCAAATAGTTTTAACATggaaaggaaaaattaaagatagaagggagtaaaataaaagcaaaaggagagaaaaattagagcCGGTATGAGATAAAGTGTATGCCCTCCAAAGGCTGCTCTGTTTCATTGATAGTTAAAAGAATTATCCAGCTTCACAtcttgttgattttatttacatataaaataCCAAGGGCCTACAGGCACTGACCCCATTGGATAAGACCTGTTATCTCCCttagtgaaaaaataaattaaaagagtcACAAAACTTAATGATATGtcaaataatagtaatttcCGATTACCAGGTCAAAGTTTTAAATATAGAAGAAACCTTTCAGATCCAGGACAGTTTTTCGAATTTTTCTGTAATGTTAACATTTTAGGGCTGCAGAAAACATGCAGAATAAATAGTTACCTGTATTACCAAAATCATCAGCTGTTGAATTTCCATCTGGATTAGACCGCTTGTTTTCTGCAAAACCACACGTCAACATCGACATCAGAAGGAAGGAGTCGGAGATAATGAATAAGAATGGAAAAGGGGGAGGAATAAAAGCAAAGCACTCACACCATGATGTACAACTACAAAGAACAAGCTTTATACCGAGATAGGAAAAAAGACTATGATGTGACATGTATGATGCTAAATCAGTCGTGTCTTCAGCTCTTTTCCGTTTCCTTCTCTTCATGGCCTTCTTTCTATACCACTGACTAGAAAATGCCAAAGACTTCGATCCAAACTCTTCTACTGTAGATTGATTGACTCTTGATAGTTTATTCTGGTCATATGCTGCCAGTTCTCTGGCATATTTTAGTGCTTGAGATTGTATCTCATTAATTCTCAGCTCTGCCCATTTGCAACGCCACATAAGAGGACGTATAAAGCTCCTCCAGTGATTGGTCAACTTCTTCTTCCTATAATGGAAGCCAAGCagtttcaataaataaatcaccTAAATGCGGGTTGGAATTAATGGATAAAATTGTCTGTGCATGTATAGATCCCATCTAGCAATATTTAGATTATGACTGAGAAGATTTATCGGCAGTGGGGACTAACAAAGTTTGTAAGCATAAAGAAACATTCAACATAACATAAACCAATGAAACTAAACATAaggttaaccgattaaaaaTTGGATTTTCTTTAGAT encodes:
- the LOC102621650 gene encoding uncharacterized protein LOC102621650, coding for MQDPKNSHSRKRWYQRAMEMATTQWKTLSNSNATTAAAATKNSKLWKNNIPKPSTNNGKLRKCSSLSMASSFTRVCLCAPISSYNEVFRGDHHQYVPPRRSNSYPRSKPFPATTHHQRMINPNTINNIPARVSTEGRGRRVFRGKSLTDDVLMRRFVVEEEAMMQMRRRNQMEVIRRRSVMRRKKLGPSPLSRMAVAEEHEMLHFS
- the LOC102622342 gene encoding uncharacterized protein LOC102622342, giving the protein MDVIPGGEPRKTIKVEPDEEVKCVLAKSEETSVKCLNDHKESKDVLSNGQTMSPKGPENVEVDIVKFTTDGEIRLTEAEDPDATEYSSSFGNTEPDTERCSGLSEVEVESQYFDVNGLRTNCDSFGRLFQMRKKKLTNHWRSFIRPLMWRCKWAELRINEIQSQALKYARELAAYDQNKLSRVNQSTVEEFGSKSLAFSSQWYRKKAMKRRKRKRAEDTTDLASYMSHHSLFSYLENKRSNPDGNSTADDFGNTVIMDQPADCNDKFGSNEDALFFELKDDDSSLEQVLLKIETVHSRVHQLKSQLDIVMAKNASRFSSSENLSLLAPCDGQTSSAPSPTFSAGNADTTSIGAIYNPTQHISEYDIGDLVLPESAISSYAETIHVPDIIESTVGLLSAADVTFHQPQIGDSCEDILDNILIQNDGAEGEQHTFLGTSNQSIEKHNDPEKGEEGESTNPSPIPASEPDPVAKSEVAQDQSTLKSCLASDINFPRNKRKRGERKAGPGSSWSKKGSGEPDSQ